Proteins encoded within one genomic window of Bos indicus isolate NIAB-ARS_2022 breed Sahiwal x Tharparkar chromosome 23, NIAB-ARS_B.indTharparkar_mat_pri_1.0, whole genome shotgun sequence:
- the LOC109576970 gene encoding olfactory receptor 5V1-like: MKGENQTVLFEFIILGFSNLNELKFLLFTIFLVAYICTLGGNTFVILVTMIDPCLHTPMYFFLENLAFLDICYTTTNVPQMMVHLLSERKRISYLGCIVQLFAFIFFVGSESLLLAAMAYDRYIAICKPLRYSVIMNKVLYSQLATSCWTGGFLNSVVHTVLTFRLPFCGNNKINYFFCDIPPLLILSCGDTSVNELALLSIGVFIGWTPFLCIILSYLYIISTILRIRSSEGRQKAFSTCASHLIIVLLYYGSSIFTYVRPISAYSLEKDRLISVLYSVVTPMLNPIIYSLRNKDIKEAAKVVGRK, encoded by the coding sequence ATGAAAGGAGAAAACCAAACGGTTCTATTTGAGTTTATCATCTTGGGATTCTCCAACttaaatgagttaaaatttttacttttcactattTTCCTGGTAGCATATATCTGTACTTTGGGAGGAAATACCTTCGTAATTTTGGTGACCATGATTGATCCATGCCTCCACACtcccatgtatttttttctggaaaacttAGCTTTTCTTGACATCTGCTACACCACCACCAATGTTCCCCAGATGATGGTACATCTACTATCAGAGAGAAAACGCATTTCTTATTTGGGTTGCATAGTGcaactttttgcatttattttttttgttgggTCAGAGTCCCTGCTTCTGGCAGCTATGGCATATGATCGCTACATTGCAATCTGTAAGCCCTTAAGGTATTCGGTTATTATGAACAAGGTCCTGTATAGCCAGTTAGCAACCTCCTGCTGGACTGGTGGTTTCCTCAACTCAGTGGTGCACACAGTACTGACATTCCGTCTGCCCTTCTGTGGCAACAACAAGAttaattatttcttctgtgaCATCCCTCCTTTGCTGATCTTGTCTTGTGGGGACACTTCTGTCAATGAGTTGGCCCTATTATCCATTGGGGTCTTCATTGGTTGGACTCCTTTTTTGTGTATCATACTTTCCTACCTTTatattatttctaccattttaagGATCAGGTCTTCTGAGGGGAGGCAAAAGGCCTTTTCTACCTGTGCTTCCCACTTGATCATTGTCCTTCTCTATTATGGCAGCTCCATCTTCACATATGTACGACCCATATCAGCgtattcactggagaaggacagACTGATCTCAGTATTGTACAGTGTTGTCACCCCCATGTTAAACCCTATTATCTACTCCTTGAGGAATAAGGATATTAAAGAGGCTGCAAAAGTTGTGGGGAGAAAGTAG